One genomic window of Paramormyrops kingsleyae isolate MSU_618 chromosome 22, PKINGS_0.4, whole genome shotgun sequence includes the following:
- the znf653 gene encoding zinc finger protein 653 codes for MADSYEKEGSSLNSREAGDQISAMFRRCRGRPRLTDTDRAKRRLESRKKYDVRRVYLGESHKVWSELRRRTGLSDAGLAEYLILLNATYGEVYQQKYGYGKKSAPGLCVKQKRGKKVEATSLRALVGWYQDHSRSCPHEPQLQAPEMPALAFPTSLVWCCIDSHSFVQHLSQPAGGSDDSETEGEGGNDGSAACTEATPGVVTRTRRKRRDSSRQYFDVREDLEETRVADAEVSLNDMDKAAILGQLPESPVSQRGTTAGQPTEEQSLWEMEVVIEGEKGQEQESENEGESLGALPGNGNAGEGEGEGVGVEDLRGAERGSGANGYECAMVTATVIDRLRKDDPVVVDNVARSHPQPHAPPGASTVQVSGQGELYEPQTLQTVVASCQIPNGKGALEGSQVIIITGPGYEALASEGIQLNVGGGVGEEVTCTVIEGVAYNQVCQSDVGQRSPVPDAEAIRELSGKQILQPSAESRDSNVSCGKELQRSLSRSRRNRRGPVIEADGMLKMFHCPYEGCSQVYVAISSFQNHVNLVHRKGRTKVCPHPGCGKKFYLSNHLHRHMIIHSGVRDFICETCGKSFKRKNHLEVHRRTHTGETPLQCEICGYQCRQRASLNWHMKKHTSEAQYNFTCEHCGKRFEKLDSVKFHKLKSHPDKQAA; via the exons ATGGCGGACAGCTATGAGAAAGAGGGGAGTTCTCTGAacagcagggaagcaggagaccAGATATCGGCGATGTTCAGGCGGTGTAGGGGCCGTCCCCGTTTGACGGATACCGACCGGGCCAAGAGGCGCCTGGAGTCGCGGAAAAAGTACGACGTGAGGCGGGTTTATCTGGGGGAATCCCACAAGGTTTGGAGCGAGCTGCGGCGGCGGACCGGCTTGAGTGACGCGGGGCTCGCCGAGTATTTAATCCTGCTGAACGCCACGTACGGGGAGGTGTACCAGCAGAAGTACGGCTATGG AAAGAAGTCCGCCCCTGGGCTATGTGTCAAACAGAAAAGAG GCAAGAAGGTTGAGGCGACCAGCCTCAGAGCTCTGGTGGGCTGGTATCAGGACCACTCCCGGTCCTGTCCTCACGAACCACAGCTGCAGGCCCCAGAAATGCCAGCACTGGCCTTCCCCACCTCACTGGTTTGGTGCTGTATTGATAGCCACTCCTTTGTGCAACACCTCTCacagccagcaggaggcagtGACGATTCCGAGACTGAAGGTGAGGGCGGGAATGATGGCAGCGCAGCGTGTACTGAGGCAACACCTGGCGTTGTGACGAGGacaaggaggaagaggagagactCTTCAAGGCAATATTTTG ATGTCAGGGAGGACCTGGAAGAGACCAGGGTGGCAGATGCTGAGGTGTCATTGAATGACATGGACAAGGCCGCCATTCTAGGCCAGCTCCCAGAATCCCCTGTTTCTCAGAGGGGCACCACAGCCGGACAGCCCACAGAGGAGCAGTCTCTCTGGGAGATGGAGGTCGtgatagagggagagaaaggaCAGGAGCAGGAGTCGGAGAATGAAGGAGAGAGTCTGGGAGCTTTGCCTGGCAACGGGAACgctggagagggagagggagaaggggtAGGAGTGGAGGACCTGCGAGGGGCTGAAAGGGGTTCGGGGGCAAATGGTTATGAGTGTGCCATGGTAACGGCCACCGTGATCGATCGGCTGCGCAAAGACGACCCGGTGGTGGTGGACAATGTCGCCCGGAGTCACCCTCAGCCCCACGCCCCTCCAGGAGCATCCACCGTGCAAGTTTCAGGCCAGGGGGAGCTGTATGAGCCCCAGACACTGCAGACGGTTGTGGCCAGCTGTCAGATACCGAATGGGAAGGGAGCTTTGGAAGGATCACAG GTGATCATTATCACAGGCCCTGGTTACGAGGCCCTGGCTTCAGAGGGGATCCAGCTGAATGTGGGGGGCGGAGTCGGGGAAGAGGTTACCTGTACGGTTATTGAGGGTGTGGCCTACAACCAGGTGTGCCAATCAGACGTGGGCCAGAGGTCACCTGTCCCTGACGCAGAGGCCATCAGGG AGCTCAGTGGGAAGCAGATCCTGCAGCCCAGTGCAGAGTCGCGTGACTCGAATGTGAGCTGCGGCAAGGAGCTGCAGAGGAGCCTGAGCAG GTCGAGGAGGAATCGTCGAGGTCCGGTGATAGAGGCAGACGGGATGCTGAAGATGTTCCACTGCCCGTATGAAGGCTGCAGCCAAGTCTACGTGGCCATCAGTAGCTTCCAG aATCACGTGAACCTAGTTCACAGGAAAGGCAGGACTAAGGTTTGCCCGCATCCTGGTTGTGGCAAGAAGTTCTACCTCTCAAACCACTTGCATCGACACATGATTATCCACTCAG GCGTACGTGACTTCATCTGTGAGACTTGCGGGAAGTCATTTAAGCGTAAGAATCACCTGGAGGTGCACAGGAGGACACACACAGGAGAGACACCCCTGCA GTGTGAGATCTGCGGGTATCAGTGCCGGCAGCGGGCATCCCTTAACTGGCACATGAAGAAGCACACGTCCGAGGCTCAGTACAACTTCACCTGCGAGCACTGCGGCAAGAGATTCGAGAAGCTGGACAGCGTCAAGTTCCACAAGCTGAAGAGCCACCCGGACAAGCAGGCGGCATga
- the tspan34b gene encoding tetraspanin 35, whose amino-acid sequence MGCFQFLKVMMFIFNGIIFLAGAGILGVGVWVKVDSNSLLGILGKIQDAPAGLNQLVNVGYLLIAVGGVLLVMGFLGCCGAVRESKCMLLLFFVIVLIVFIAEVAAAVVILVFRPLAESLIHMLGNSVVSSIKKDYGKDVDLTLLWNTTMTGLKCCGFSNYTDFTDSPYHQSSSLYPDPCCLTLPCTLQNATSSSIPGCLRKIVSAIQSNSTVLIAVALGIAALEMSAMIVSMTLYCKIGSE is encoded by the exons ATGGGGTGTTTCCAATTTCTCAAAGTCATGATGTTCATCTTCAATGGCATCATCTTC TTGGCGGGAGCTGGGATCCTTGGTGTAGGGGTGTGGGTCAAGGTGGACAGTAACTCGCTACTTGGTATCCTGGGCAAAATTCAAGATGCTCCGGCGGGGCTGAACCAGCTGGTCAACGTGGGCTACCTGCTGATCGCCGTGGGAGGGGTGCTGCTGGTCATGGGCTTCCTGGGGTGCTGCGGTGCCGTGCGTGAGAGCAAGTGCATGCTGTTACTG TTCTTTGTCATCGTGCTTATTGTCTTCATAGCCGAGGTCGCTGCCGCAGTAGTAATCCTGGTCTTCAGGCCCCTG GCGGAGAGTCTGATTCACATGCTGGGAAACTCGGTCGTCAGCAGCATAAAGAAGGATTATGGGAAGGATGTGGACCTGACGCTGTTATGGAACACCACCATGACTGGG CTGAAATGCTGCGGCTTCAGTAACTACACAGACTTCACAGACTCACCGTACCATCAGAGCAGCAGCCTCTACCCCGACCCCTGCTGCCTCACCCTGCCCTGCACACTGCAAAATGCCACAAGCTCG AGCATCCCAGGCTGCCTCCGTAAGATCGTGTCGGCGATACAGAGTAACTCGACCGTCCTTATAGCCGTCGCGCTGGGAATTGCGGCGCTGGAG ATGTCTGCCATGATAGTTTCGATGACCTTGTACTGCAAGATCGGCTCAGAGTGA